The following is a genomic window from Pseudomonas promysalinigenes.
CGTGCTCAGTGCCGACTGAATGCATACCGCGTTGCGCCGTCAGCCCTGGCTGACGGCGCCCCTCACGCGGCGGCTACGCTGCCGGAACAAGCCCCAGTAGGCAATTGCGCCGGTGATGATGCCCACCAGCGCCAGGGATGGGAATAATTGTTTCATGGTCTGGCGAGTTTCCCGGGCCGAGTAGCCTGACGGGTACCCCGCTTTGACGGTGTACCCGTACTTTTTCGAAACACCCTCTTGGAAAAACTCGGCTTGTGAGGGCCTGGACGCGTCGCGACTATCGCCGTCGCTCCAGATATACAGGTCTTCGAACTCCAGCAACAATGTCAGGCCAGTTTGAAAAGCGCGCAGTTCATTTTGAAGCAGGATGCCATAAGACGTGGCGATGACTCCTCTGTTCTCTTGCGTGGTCTGATAGACCAAGAGCATGTCGTGAGGTGTTACAGGAGGGTCCAGCATCAAACGAAACTGCGAGCTGACATCGGCGAAGCTTTGATCCGGTGCAGACGGCGCCTTCATGCTGTTGCAGTAGGGTCGCCCGTTGGAAGTCAAAGCTAGCGAGCGTAGGTGAGGTGCTTGGGTTACCAGGTCGATCAATTGTGGCTCGGCGTTCTCGCAGTGGGTTCCTGCCAGTGTCATTGCAGCAGTGGCCGATGCCTTGATGCGATCCAGTGCCAAGTCCACCGAATAGATGGCTTCGCCAACCGAGATTCTTGCCGTCTCCTCGAGCTTCTTGTCTTGTTGATAGAACATGATCATCAGCCCAGTGCCCACCGGCAGCAAACTTATCGCCAATGTCAGTAAAAGTTCGATCAAACTCTGCCCTGCAGTTTTGATTCTTGACATGAATGTCCAGC
Proteins encoded in this region:
- a CDS encoding CSS-motif domain-containing protein; the encoded protein is MIMFYQQDKKLEETARISVGEAIYSVDLALDRIKASATAAMTLAGTHCENAEPQLIDLVTQAPHLRSLALTSNGRPYCNSMKAPSAPDQSFADVSSQFRLMLDPPVTPHDMLLVYQTTQENRGVIATSYGILLQNELRAFQTGLTLLLEFEDLYIWSDGDSRDASRPSQAEFFQEGVSKKYGYTVKAGYPSGYSARETRQTMKQLFPSLALVGIITGAIAYWGLFRQRSRRVRGAVSQG